Genomic window (Gadus morhua chromosome 3, gadMor3.0, whole genome shotgun sequence):
AAACGAGTTGATTGTGTTAGACTCTGAACACGACGCTTCACCGTTCTGCAGTGCTAAAAAGATGGAACAAAGCGTGGGGTCGTGCAACCTTCACATGCGCTGTTGTTCTCATCTTCTGCTCAGTCAGTATCTTGTGAATTGATCTTGTGAAGTTCTCCTTATAATTGCATTACCCTCTACTCTCAGTTAAGCGTGGAAACacgcacaaaacaaaacaagcactCGTCTATGTGAAGTCTTTCTCCCATGTCCCTTTAGGTTGATGTTGGATCAAAGTAAACAGCATTTCGGGGGTAAAGTTCGACCCCGGCGGAGCTGGGAGGGTAGAAAGCGgtagacatggagagagagagagagagagagagaggtagataaaGAAATAACGAGGCATACACTGTAGAGGCAGAGGGGTTACTGTCAGGCGATCATGGATACCTCTACAGCTGCAGCGATCCTGatttctctggttctctcaGGTAATCCGTTGAACTTGGGGATGACAGCAGACTCCAGGCACATTTCAAGTGAATCGCAAGTTGATAAGGTTGAATTATTGTTGAGTCACTGATATGACACATTGCCCCAACATGCCCCATGCTGGGGCATGTTGGGGGTAAATTGAGCAATCTGAGGGTAAATTTACCAATTTACTCTTTCAAGTTGAATGCATTTTCTTTTCCCAATagtcttatatatatatttgcttaaGGTAAgtttaaacaatataaaactTGTATGTATTTTTGCCACTTCTCTGATGGATTTTCAGTGGCTgctctcttcatctccttactctctctttcttggcATGATAGCTTTTCtataatgtttaaaatatgacaaAACCAAATCAGTTGTGTAATACTGTACTACATTGAAACACCACTTTATACTTTAGAGACTTAACTTAATTTCAGTGCATCTTGGTGGGGTTCATTGAAGGACTGGCTCCACTTACCCCACAGCATGTGTCTCACTTTGCCCCACAGTCACAATTTTGGACAAAAACTGCCTAGTTCAACAATTCAGGCTAATCTTTAGCTGAATTATTATGCAAATCACCAACATGTATGGCATATATTTTTACGCGCTGATAAATTTGCTTTGACATAGCAGTCATTATAACTGATATGTTAAAAACGAACAGTACTTTGACAAGCAACAAGTCAGTTCATTGAGAAAAAAACATACTTGCAACTTTACCATGTGCTTCTCTCCATCACAGCCAGATATACATTATGGATGCTTCCTGAATTGATGTTCAAGTaacaacaaatgtgtacagTTGCCTTAATACAGGGGGTGGGTCTACTTACATACTGGCTCATCTTCACTCTCTccaattgtatttttttattgattttgcTTAATTACAGGTTTACATTTGAAAAGCGTTTCAGAAAACAACTAATAGTTAATATGCAACCAGCACCCCCTTCACTTTTACGCTCTCATCTAAGCAAAACCGCTCTAATCAATCTGTGTATTTGTCCTCTTTATTTACTCTGTGGCGATTCGCGTTTGCACATGCAGCATGGACCCGAGTaaaggttctctctctctctctctctctctctctctctctctctctctctctctctctctctctctctctctctctctctctctctctctctctctctctctctctctctctctctctctctctctctctctctctctctctctctctctctctctctctctctctctctctctccaccccctttctgtctgtctgcagtggGCGCCCAGGCCCCGGTTGTGTCCATTGAGCCCCGCGTGGTGTCGGTGCGGCAGGGAGAGTCCGTTAGCATCAGGTGCATCGTGGATGGAAGTCAACATCCCATCACGCGGGAGTGGAAGAAGTCCAACAGCCCACGCTTAGCTGGTGGGTCTTGTTTTGTGCTTTAAACACTCCTTTAGTACCCAAGTCTGCCTGCCTCTGGTGGAACCATCTGTGAACGGGTGTAGAGTGATTGATTGAGGGTTCTGGATGCTCTTCTTCCGTGCAGAGGTTGAAAATTTAGGTTGAAATTTACACTATTATCGATTAGGCCTACATTCCTATCATGCATATcgatctgtctatctgtctgtctgtctgtctgtctgtctgtctgtctttcaggtAATTTGGTAATTTACACAACCAAACATATACTGTCAACAAATACAACAATATTTGTGATTGTGTACTGCAAACTGTATTTGAAAACCTTACAACTTAATTTTGAGAAAAGTGGCTACCTAGGCTACCCATCAATACACATCACTAAACTGATTTAtaccaaaaaaaatatatagacacGTTTTAAAGAAGAGGTTATTTACATTTAGgttgtaaaatgtaaataaaatatgtcCAATGATGACATATAACATAACGCTTTGCATTGTTGCTGTTTTAATAGTTATTCTCAAATTTACTACAAACTACAGTTTTTCAGTTAGTTCACTTACAGTTCTTTAGAGTGAAATTCAACTCAGTTGAAGGAGAGATAGGACGTAGAAGGTGTTCAGTGGATGAGCACTGCGGGACAGACCACTTGACAACTGGTCCGGACTACAAGGACCGAGGGAGGGACCACTGGGGATAACTGGTCCAGACCGACTAGTATAACCGCACAAACTGCAAAAGAAAGGGTAACAATTAAGAATATAGTCACAATAAAGTATATTTAATAGAAAGAGGATGATGATTTTTGAACTATATTGAGCTAACAGCGTTTTCAGACCTGCCACAGAAGAGAGAAGGTGTATTAGGGACCACAAAGACAACTCCACATACTAGTAAACTGGTCCTGACTACTAGCTGTAGCGCCCCTAGTGGTATAAACCAGTAGTGCCTCATAGCCACCGCGGACGGCAGACAGGCCATTGAATCGACCACAACCccgtctccttcttcctccaGATAATGTGAAGGTGAGCCGCGATGGTTCTGTCCTGACCATCGCTGACGCCCAGCCCGATAACCAGGGCCAGTACCGCTGTGTGGCGGCGAACCCCGCAGGCCGCACCTCTGGAACAGCTGTGCTGAATGTCAGATGTAAGCTCGACTCAACCCTCTTGGTGTCATATGTTTGTGCATATGACTGTTCAGATGACACtgaactgcgtgtgtgtgcgcgtgtgtgtgtgtgcgtgtgcatgtgcgtgtgtgtgtgtgtgcatgtgtgtgtgtgtgcttgtgtgtgtgtgtgtgcgtgtgtgtgtgtgcatttgtgtgcttgtgtgtgtgcttgtgtgtgtgtgtgtgtgtgtgtgtgcgtgtgcatgtgtgtgtgtgtgtgtgtgtgtgtgtgcgtgtgcgtgtgcgtgtgtgtgtgtgcgtgtgggtgtgcgtgtgtgtgcgtccgtcctTCAGATCCTCCGACAGTGACGCTGACTCCTGCTGGGCCCCTGCGGGTCCGGGTGGGTGAACCTGTATCCATCGAATGCCGCGTCACAGGCCGGCCGCGGCCAAGCCTCAAGTGGAAACGCCTGGGCTCCCCCCTGGATCTTGTTACCAAGGCAACAGAGGATGTGAACACCCTAGAGGTAACcggcgctcacacacgcacacacacgcatgcacaaacacccacacatacgcacacacacacgcacacgcacacacacatcatccgCTTAATCAGTAGAAGGCCTACAGTGATGGTGTCATGGaggccccctcctcttcctccagtggGCGCTGCTCCGGCCGGAGGACTCAGGCGTGTACGCCTGCCAGGCGCAGAACAACGAGGGCATGACGgaggtcaaggtggaggtgacggtCCAGAACCAGGGCACTCCTGTGGCCTCGGTGGCGGTGGAGCTCATCACAGCGGTGCAGGGACACACCGTCACCATGGAGTGTCACGCCACTGGTATGATACGTGTGTATTTGGGACCGAAAAGAAAGAATAACCAATACTACTGTCCCACCTGTGTTTACCCTTCTTCTCAACATTGCCAAACTCCAAATTGTTtattgccctttttttttttctctttttcttctctccctTCGGCTTCATCCAGGGAATCCTACGCCGGTCGTCACCTGGTCCAAACTCAGGGCGCCGTTGCCGTGGCGACACACGGTTTCCGGTGGCGTTCTGACCCTGACTGAGGTTGGGCGGCAGGACTCGGGGCAGTACATCTGCAACGCCACCAACGTCCACGGCTACAGTCAGGCGTACACCCAGATGGAGGTCGAGGGTGAGCCGTCCTCTACGCTCCAAAGCGTGCATTCGtagcgagagagacagatggcGGCACTGCGGGGAGAGCGTAGCCATTACGcagcagctcaggaggtagagcgggttggctggtaaccgcaaggttgctagttcaaatccccgtctcctcctagcTTCGAGGTGTCCCTAAGCGAGGGCACCGaaacctaactgctcccgacgagctggttgTCATCTCGCACGGTGGACTCCGCGgtcggtgtgggaatgtgtttatgaatggttgaatgtcaggcaatattgtaaagcgctttttaTAAAAGGGCtagataaatgcagtccatttaccatttcagTTACAAGGGGGCGAGGGGCGAAAGAGGGGGTGTTTTTCGCCGTTCCATATTTCAGATTTTGCCTCTTCACCGTAAAACTCCATATTTATTTGGAGTTTTTTGGTTGCTCATCCTGTCATGTTGTTATgcctggtaccgccatcgctaagagcaagcaagTCACAGCTCTTCTCTGTTTGGGCACcacagtggtggaacgagctccctgccgcagTCAGGGTttgactgggacaaaaattcagccctggcattttctgtccagaccagcccactacattatcagcactaggggtgggacgagacaaacgggaagaaccctgcatgtattgattaaaacaatttaatcaagtacatacatccaaataatagtacagcactgtAAATAGcagtttttgcttttttttgttctgattttcaagtttgtgtctcttgtccTGCCGACAAGAAAGGtatgaaacccgaacaggaagttaacttacgtcctgtggtcgctgcatctccaccccccatatctacaaaacccttgttaaatatcacacttgatccaacgctaaattctctcATGCAGTTTTTAGTCAGTGACTGTGCAAatcttttggtgtaagcccagcattagttaaaaccagactcggacaataataacaaaatatcctgacaaataatctaaatagaaacatattacagacagtagcatCATTAGAGCTaaaactcatttgttttaacggtgactcgcacatgtatgtatacatgtgcgaGTCGCACatcatgtatgtatacatgtgcgaGTCGAGTTGAACTTAAAAGATGTGCAGATGTTTGATattaaaatcatcaatatgaaaatcttcaaccaggaaataatcataatcaaaccttttgtttcaatctgagacAAAACAAGTTGCGAaataagctctctctctctctctctctctctctctctctctctctctctctctctctctctctctctctctctctctctctctctttctctctctctcactctctctctctctctctctctctctctctctctctctctctctctctctctctctctctctctctctctctctctctctctctctctctctcactctctctctctctctctctctctctctctctctctctctctctctctctctctctctctctctctctctctctctctctctctctctctctctctctcataatagaagaacttctagcaggtcaggtaaacctgtttgacaggagatgatggtagcagagaatataaagagacatttttgAATTACCAATTGTCATTCTATCccacatatagtatgtttcttcacataaacctttaaacatacacatattgcattcctctcaccacatgaaatagtcatcacctcagtaaacaatacaGAATttaaagattacaataaattcaatggcaaatattgcaaattaaactaattatttccgataggtttacttgtattttgtgctaaaattcaaagtatcACATCtatatttacaatacagcttgattctgcatctctatttacagctcacaactaccaacagtcacaggCTCAGCCCTtgaactctgggctaatatgttgtcacaaatatgcagttaattaggtcacatcacattcaatgtaaaaacgttttctactttgtttttgacatgtctcaaaatgtagcctagctagctccaggctaacgttacttagcatatatgcctccactcgctcgtctcccggcgcagcagcacctgctggggtgttGACCCCGGCTCCAAATAGGTCTGTCATGAGGTctcgcccaccctggtttgtgttgtgattgacagcactgtcagggctctctgagcctgtcagcccatgattgattgacaatgacaaacatagaccaataatatgtctCGATGCTCGCAACACACTGCTAtctctctgtagcccattggccgacccaattggagggaatttagagaaagagaaaaaaaaacaacacattgggccgttgacccaatgtgactgacccacattgggtcaacggcccaccgggacgatgcccggtatgccagatggccagtccccCCCTGCGCAGAGTCGCTCCCCAGCTTcagcaaaaaaaacatgcaaatgtTTTCCTCCTCGCTCTGGGGACTGTTAACGGCCAGCCACAGCTCATAGGAAGTAAGAGACCTGAAACTGCGATACAGTAGATCGAGACTACACCGCACTTCACACCAACTCTCAGCCTCCTGTCAACACATGCATGCCTGACTCTAACCTCCACctcgattccccccccccccccccccccccccccccccccacaccgccaCCGTAGCCCCGCCGTACACCACCATCCTGCCCGAGCAGGTGCGGCTGCGAGCGGGGGACGCCCTGCGGCTCCAGTGCCTGGCCCATGGGGCGGCGCCGCTGAGCTTCCAGTGGAGCAGGGCGGGCCGGGCGGGCCTCGCCCCCGGCGCAGAGACCACCGGCGACGGGCAGCTGCTGATAGCGCGGGTGAAGCTGTCGGACAGCGGGACGTACAAGTGCGTGGCCACCAACCACCTGGGGGCCAGTGAGGCACTGGGCAAGGTCGTTGTCAAGAGTGAGTGGAGAGTCGGCACGGAGAGGACCGGTTGATTGGTCGGCTCTGCTGGGTGTGGTTTAAAAGTCTGTCATTAAAACCAACCCGTCtctgctctctgtttctctgtctctgtctccttctctgtctgtctgctctctctctctctctctctctctctctctccttctctgtctctgtctctctctctctctctctctctctctctctctctctctcgctctctctctctcactctctctcgccttctctgtctctccctctctctctctctctctctctctctctctctctctctctttctctttcactctctctgtcactctctctctccttctctgtctctcactccctctctctctctttctctctctctccttctctgtctctctctctctctctgtctctctctgtctctctctctctctctttctctctttctctgtctctctctctctctctctctctctctctctctctctctctctctctctctctctctctctctctctctctctccttctctgtctctctctctctctctctctctctctctctctctctctctctctctctctctctctctctctctctctctctctctctctcgctctctctctctcactctctctccccttctctgtctctccctctctctctctctctctctctctctctctctctctctctctctctctctctctctctctctctctctctctctctctctctcacacactctctctgtcactctctctctccttctctgtctctcactccctctctctccctctttctctctctctccttctctgtctctctctccctctctctctctgtcctctctctctctctagattaAGGACCACTTGTGCCGCAACCACTTGTGCTGGAAGCTCCCTACACTGTCCCAGCTCCACCAACGTTAACCCAGTATAACTTTGGCCAAACGAGGACAACTAGACAACTAGACGACATACTACCACAGTACTCGTCAGGGCCATACCGTCATCATTGCCTGTGATACACATTATCAATCAGAGAGTTTAATTGCATCTTTCGCGATCCTGTTACTCACAATGCCGCAACGTTACACTTTACGAGGGGATAATATATGGCACGACCTCGCATACTGACATGTCCCACTCACAGTCTGCTGTATTTACAAACCGACCTGTACAAATAAAAGTGATACAGTAAGCCAAGCCATTGTAGTTGGATTTTATGTCGACGAAGTTTTGCGAACTCTCTCCGTTTAACAATAACCAGAAAGGACAATGGATAATCCTGAGTGGATTCAATGATTATTTTCTTTGGGTACTGGCACAGGTAAACCTAAATATATATACCCATACAGCACTATACTAAACCCAACACAACCCTATACTGATCCCCATACACGCATACTATACCCATACAACACTATACTAAACCCAACACAACCCTATACTGATCACCATATAAGCCTATACTATACCAATTCAACACTATACTATGCCAAATAAAACCCTATACTGATCCCAATATAAGCCTATAATGTACCCAGTACGCACTGGAATATTCCCCATACACAATTATATGTACCGCATACAAGCCTAAAATATAACTCCTTCTTAGTCACCAATGCCTTGAGCTGGTCTGACCCATCATTTCActtctccccttcttcctctcgtttaaaagttattttcctctCTTGATTCTCCTGGAGGTAGTGGAGAGGTAattatatctctctccctctctccctctctccctccctctctccctctctccctcactccctctctccccctctctctctctctctctctctctctctctctctctctctctctctctctctctctctctctctctctctctctctctctctctctctctctctctctccctccctccctctctctctctctctctctctctctctctctctctctctctccctctctctccctctctctccctctctctcgctcacacacacacacacacacacacacacacacacacacacacacacacacacacacacacacacacaccccccccccccacacacacacacaca
Coding sequences:
- the sid4 gene encoding secreted immunoglobulin domain 4; the protein is MDTSTAAAILISLVLSVGAQAPVVSIEPRVVSVRQGESVSIRCIVDGSQHPITREWKKSNSPRLADNVKVSRDGSVLTIADAQPDNQGQYRCVAANPAGRTSGTAVLNVRYPPTVTLTPAGPLRVRVGEPVSIECRVTGRPRPSLKWKRLGSPLDLVTKATEDVNTLEWALLRPEDSGVYACQAQNNEGMTEVKVEVTVQNQGTPVASVAVELITAVQGHTVTMECHATGNPTPVVTWSKLRAPLPWRHTVSGGVLTLTEVGRQDSGQYICNATNVHGYSQAYTQMEVEAPPYTTILPEQVRLRAGDALRLQCLAHGAAPLSFQWSRAGRAGLAPGAETTGDGQLLIARVKLSDSGTYKCVATNHLGASEALGKVVVKN